In Triticum aestivum cultivar Chinese Spring chromosome 5B, IWGSC CS RefSeq v2.1, whole genome shotgun sequence, the following proteins share a genomic window:
- the LOC123117544 gene encoding uncharacterized protein isoform X1, with product MNTGMHAWFAAFVDTRYSLVLPIIGVRGFQWAIDNDMWPARLDSIKPLFEEARIDSGKSEIDAEVWDKIAPGMASQFDAPYSVPLIAPRPLLLLNDADDPRCPTLGLQEPASKAAEAYAEAGYANKFKDSNN from the exons ATGAATACAGGAATGCATGCATGGTTTGCTGCTTTTGTGGATACTCGGTACAGTCTTGTTCTTCCAATAATTGGTGTTCGG GGATTTCAATGGGCAATAGATAATGACATGTGGCCAGCTAGACTTGATAGCATTAAGCCTTTATTTGAAG AAGCAAGAATTGATTCAGGGAAGAGTGAAATAGATGCAGAG GTTTGGGACAAGATAGCACCTGGTATGGCTTCACAGTTTGATGCTCCCTACTCAGTTCCTCTGATTGCACCACGTCCACTCCTCCTCCTAAATG ATGCTGACGACCCTCGTTGCCCAACCCTTGGTCTACAGGAACCCGCCTCCAAAGCTGCTGAGGCTTATGCAGAAGCTGGTTATGCGAATAAGTTCAAG GATTCAAATAACTAG
- the LOC123117544 gene encoding uncharacterized protein isoform X2 yields MHAWFAAFVDTRYSLVLPIIGVRGFQWAIDNDMWPARLDSIKPLFEEARIDSGKSEIDAEVWDKIAPGMASQFDAPYSVPLIAPRPLLLLNDADDPRCPTLGLQEPASKAAEAYAEAGYANKFKDSNN; encoded by the exons ATGCATGCATGGTTTGCTGCTTTTGTGGATACTCGGTACAGTCTTGTTCTTCCAATAATTGGTGTTCGG GGATTTCAATGGGCAATAGATAATGACATGTGGCCAGCTAGACTTGATAGCATTAAGCCTTTATTTGAAG AAGCAAGAATTGATTCAGGGAAGAGTGAAATAGATGCAGAG GTTTGGGACAAGATAGCACCTGGTATGGCTTCACAGTTTGATGCTCCCTACTCAGTTCCTCTGATTGCACCACGTCCACTCCTCCTCCTAAATG ATGCTGACGACCCTCGTTGCCCAACCCTTGGTCTACAGGAACCCGCCTCCAAAGCTGCTGAGGCTTATGCAGAAGCTGGTTATGCGAATAAGTTCAAG GATTCAAATAACTAG